TCTATTTCTTCCTTTGCCGGAGTAGGACTTGATGCCTGTAAGTATCCCTCCGGCCATGTCCAGAATGCAGGCCATGTACCCACTCCTTCAGGCATTGCTGCTCTCATTTCTATCTTTCCTTCATGAACTGCAAATTTATCCTTTGTATGTACTGCACCTGAACTGTATAAAATTTTTCTATCTTTTCCATCTATTTTTACTGTCTTATTATCTTCCTTTTTTACTGTTATTACAAGATAACCATTTTCCAATTTTACATTATCCCTTAAATAATACTGCTTTACCTTAAATCCATACTGGTCTACTAAATCGCCATTTTCATCCAGGTAATTTCCTGAATTCCATGGATTCCCATTTTCCCAGTAACTCCATTTTGAAGTATCCAGTTTATTTTCATCAAACTCGTCCCTCCAGACAAGTTCCCATTCCACCTTCTTTTTCTTGAAAGGATTTGATAATTTTGATTTTTTCTTTTCCACTTTTTCTTCCTTTGCTTCTTCGGCTTTATCGGCACTTGTTTCACTTTCTATCTTTTCTGCATTCTGTTTTACTTTTGTTATTGCTTCTCCTGTTTCTCCAGCTGCTAATGAAATTCTGCTAAATCCTATTATTCCCAGGCACAAAACTAAAAATATTTTTTTCATTTTGTTTCTCCTTGTTCTTTTATTTTCCAATATTTTTTAAATCTTAAC
This Leptotrichia sp. oral taxon 215 str. W9775 DNA region includes the following protein-coding sequences:
- a CDS encoding family 16 glycosylhydrolase; its protein translation is MKKIFLVLCLGIIGFSRISLAAGETGEAITKVKQNAEKIESETSADKAEEAKEEKVEKKKSKLSNPFKKKKVEWELVWRDEFDENKLDTSKWSYWENGNPWNSGNYLDENGDLVDQYGFKVKQYYLRDNVKLENGYLVITVKKEDNKTVKIDGKDRKILYSSGAVHTKDKFAVHEGKIEMRAAMPEGVGTWPAFWTWPEGYLQASSPTPAKEEIDIFEIYGENLQKVTGTAHALKADNTYASFIGNDLKIKKNEDLTRFNTYAVEWDEKEIKWLFNGRVYKRLSMKKVAKSSENTFKLPHFLMINVALQNKTGEDGDVKFPTEMKVDYVRVYKKK